A window of Maioricimonas rarisocia genomic DNA:
GTGCAGCTTGTCGAAACAACCGACCGTGCCGCCGTGGGGCATTTCCTCCGGGAGCGCGAGAACATCGACGTCACGATCCCCCGCGGGGGCAAGTCGCTCATCGAGCGGGTCGTCTCCGAAGCGACCATGCCGGTCATCAAGCACTTCGACGGCGTCTGTCACGTTTACGTCGACCGGGCCGCCGACCTGCAGATGGCCCGCAGCATCCTGCTCAACAGCAAATGCCAGCGGACCGGCGTCTGCAACGCCGCCGAGAGCCTGCTGGTCCATGCGGACGTGGCCGAGGCCTTCCTCAAGGATGCCGGTGCCGAACTGGTTGCCGCCGGTGTGGAGATTCGCGGCGACGAGCGGACCCGGCAATACGTCGCCGAGGCGAAGCCGGCTACCGAGGACGACTACCGGACCGAGTATCTGGGCATGACCATCTCGGCGAAGGTGGTTGACAACCTCGACGAGGCGATCGCGCACATTAACCGGTACGGGTCGCATCACACGGACGCCATCATCACCAGCGATCTGCCGGCAGCGACCCGCTTTTCGACGGCGGTCGACTCGGCAGCCGTCATGGTCAACGCGAGCACGCGGTTCAACGATGGCGGGCAGTTGGGGCTGGGGGCTGAGATCGGGATCAGTACCGACAAGTTCCATGCCCGCGGCCCGTGCGGACTGCGTGAGCTGACCTGCTACAAGTACATCGTGCAGGGCTCCGGCCAGATCCGCGAGTGATCCCGACCGTACCGGGGGGCCGGGGTCGCAACGAGCGCTGTAGGGTGGGTTAGCGAAGCGTAAACCACCGTTTCAATGCTTCGCGCATGCTCACCCGCCTGCGGCGTGAGAGCATGGCACCCGGCGCGCGAAGCCAGGTGGGGCAGACATTCCTGTCTGCCTTCCGCTCCCTCACGGTCGCGGCTCGTGTTCCACGCTCAGGGCTCGCCTTTGTTGTCGAATGCGGTTCGCTCACGTCTCAAGCCGCCCCCCTCAAGTCTCGCGTGCTGGGGGCGTCGCTTCGCTCCGACCAGCAGCCACCCATGTGTCAGGGGCCAGAATCCAGGGTGCCACGGCTCTGTGAGCCGTGCGCTGACTCGCATGCGGGAGGGGGCGCACGGACTGTGTGTGATGGCCGAACATCGTGTGGGATGTCGCACACGTCTTCCTGTGGCTGCGCCACCCTTGAGAGGAGGCGGTCGCTGCAGGTTTTCTGGTGGGGCAGACATTCCTGTCTGCCCGTGCACTTGCTGGCGCTTCGTGCTGGTATGACTGTCGGGGCCGGAATCCCACAGCCTCGTGTCGCTCGCAGGGCCGTAGGGGGCTGTCGCCGGAGGCGACGCACCGATCATCCCCTGATCAAAACATCCGAACGAGCGTTGGTGCGTCACGACCATCAATTCAGCAGGCAAGCAATCACAACCAGGCGAATCGTCAACAGGCTGCGGCACATTCCCCTCAGGTCGTGACACACCCTACGTGACTCGCCGCTCAAGACTCACCTCTCACCTCCTCCCGCCAAACCGCTCTTGACCCTCCTTGGACCATTGCATAGGTTCCGCCGCCCCTGACGTGTCCCCACGTCTGCCGGGAGGCGTTCATCGTCTCCCCCCATCCACAATTGACCTCTCCTGTCCTGTCAGCACGCATTTTGGCGTGGATTGCGGAAAAGGCCTTTCCATGACGCACGGCGTTGCATGCGATCGACGCAGGGTTCGTGAACGCATGGCCCGGTGGTGCGCGGTCATCGTGATCATGGCAGCGGGCAGTGGCTGTGCAAACAACAAGTTCACCGCACGGTCGCTCCCCCGGCGTTATCACGCCATGCCCACGACGAACGCCAAAACGATCGATCTGACGCGGCTTGCTTCCGCAACGCTGCAGAATGATCTGATCAACAAGGGGGACGTCATCGAGGTCAACATTTCGGCCGGGCTGTCGGCAGACGACACGATCGAGGTCGTGTCCCGCGTCAACGACCGGGGTGATGCGAGCCTGCCACACGTGGGCGACGTGCCGCTGGAAGGTCTCGAACTCGAAGAGGCCGAAGCCGTCATCTCGACCGCCTGTATCGAACGGGGCCTGTTCCGGGCGCCGCACGTGACCGTCACGATGAAGCGTCCCAAGGTCAATCGCGTTACCGTCGTCGGTGCCGTGGAAGAGCAGGGGACCTACGAACTTCGCAGCGGTCAGACCGATCTGCTGGCGGCCCTGGTGGCTGCCGGTGGCCTGGCTGAAGACGCCGGTACCGTGGTCGAAATCCGGCATCCCGGCTATCGCAAGACCCGCCGCCCACCCCCAGCGCCACCGATTGCCGGCGACGGCGAACCCGGAACCGGGCACGCACTCACCGCGCACACCGAAGCGGAGCCCGCCGGCACAACTGTCAAACCGGCCTCCGCCGAGACGCTGCGTGTGGACCTGACCTCGCTGACGAACATTTCCGAAGGGAATCGCTTCGAACTCGATGACGGCACCGTCATCATGGTCGAACGCCGCGACCCGCAGCCGATCCAGGTGCTTGGCCTGGTTCGAAAGCCGGATGTTTACGACTT
This region includes:
- a CDS encoding glutamate-5-semialdehyde dehydrogenase translates to MIENIEAYTQQVARQARAAAYELALVTGQQKNDWLLHSAGRIREDAAALMQENAKDIERAPEFGLTPAATDRLRLTEDRIEGMARGLEEVAALPDPIGEVIDSSVRPNGLVVTRVRNPLGVVFFIYESRPNVTADAAALCVKSSNAVILRGGKEAFHSNIALYRLLAGTLEEVGLPPHAVQLVETTDRAAVGHFLRERENIDVTIPRGGKSLIERVVSEATMPVIKHFDGVCHVYVDRAADLQMARSILLNSKCQRTGVCNAAESLLVHADVAEAFLKDAGAELVAAGVEIRGDERTRQYVAEAKPATEDDYRTEYLGMTISAKVVDNLDEAIAHINRYGSHHTDAIITSDLPAATRFSTAVDSAAVMVNASTRFNDGGQLGLGAEIGISTDKFHARGPCGLRELTCYKYIVQGSGQIRE
- a CDS encoding SLBB domain-containing protein, with amino-acid sequence MARWCAVIVIMAAGSGCANNKFTARSLPRRYHAMPTTNAKTIDLTRLASATLQNDLINKGDVIEVNISAGLSADDTIEVVSRVNDRGDASLPHVGDVPLEGLELEEAEAVISTACIERGLFRAPHVTVTMKRPKVNRVTVVGAVEEQGTYELRSGQTDLLAALVAAGGLAEDAGTVVEIRHPGYRKTRRPPPAPPIAGDGEPGTGHALTAHTEAEPAGTTVKPASAETLRVDLTSLTNISEGNRFELDDGTVIMVERRDPQPIQVLGLVRKPDVYDFPVGKNLRVLDALAMAGGIDSPVANKMYVIRRRPGMNEPAVIQLSLSKAKRDGIENLLLEPGDTVSVEQTPSTIVLEAVRMIGFGMSGRLF